A genomic segment from Bradyrhizobium sp. ISRA430 encodes:
- a CDS encoding ABC transporter substrate-binding protein has protein sequence MFESKFSRVAAVAAIAALAAAAPAKAADSVKVGLILPMTGGQASTGKQIENAIKLYMQQKGDTVAGKKVEIIVKDDAAIPDKTKTAAQELIVNDKVNFIAGFGVTPAALAAAPLATQAKIPEVVMAAGTSIITERSPYIVRTSFTLAQSSTIIGDWAVKNGIKKVATLTSDYAPGNDALNFFKEHFTAGGGEVVEEVKVPLQNPDFAPFLQRMKDAKPDAIFVFVPAGQGGNFMKQYAERGLDKAGIKVIGPGDVTDDDLLNNMGDAVLGTVTAHLYSAAHPSQMNKDFVAAYKKAFGNRPGFMAVSGYDGIHLIYEALKKTNGDTDGTKLVEAMKGQKWESPRGPISIDPETRDIVQNIYIRKVEKVDGELYNVEFATFEGVKDLGKTKK, from the coding sequence ATGTTCGAAAGCAAGTTTTCTCGGGTCGCCGCGGTGGCCGCCATCGCGGCCCTTGCAGCCGCCGCGCCCGCCAAGGCGGCGGATAGCGTCAAGGTCGGCCTGATCCTGCCGATGACCGGCGGCCAGGCCTCGACCGGCAAGCAGATCGAGAACGCGATCAAGCTCTACATGCAGCAGAAGGGCGACACCGTCGCCGGTAAGAAGGTCGAGATCATCGTCAAGGACGACGCTGCGATTCCCGACAAGACCAAGACGGCTGCGCAGGAGCTGATCGTCAACGACAAGGTCAATTTCATCGCCGGCTTCGGCGTGACGCCGGCTGCGCTCGCCGCCGCGCCGCTCGCAACCCAAGCCAAGATCCCGGAAGTCGTGATGGCGGCCGGCACCTCCATCATCACCGAACGCTCGCCCTACATCGTTCGCACCAGCTTTACCCTGGCGCAGTCCTCGACGATCATCGGCGACTGGGCGGTGAAGAACGGCATCAAGAAGGTGGCGACGCTGACCTCGGACTATGCGCCGGGCAATGACGCGCTCAACTTCTTCAAGGAGCACTTCACCGCCGGCGGCGGCGAGGTGGTCGAAGAGGTCAAAGTGCCGCTGCAGAACCCGGATTTCGCGCCGTTCCTGCAGCGCATGAAGGACGCCAAGCCCGACGCGATCTTCGTGTTCGTGCCGGCGGGCCAGGGCGGCAACTTCATGAAGCAATATGCCGAGCGCGGCCTCGACAAGGCCGGCATCAAGGTGATCGGACCGGGCGACGTCACCGACGACGACCTCCTCAACAATATGGGCGACGCCGTGCTTGGCACGGTCACCGCGCATCTCTATTCCGCGGCCCATCCCTCGCAGATGAACAAGGATTTCGTCGCGGCCTACAAGAAGGCTTTCGGCAACCGTCCGGGTTTCATGGCGGTGAGCGGCTATGATGGCATCCACCTGATCTACGAGGCGCTGAAGAAAACCAATGGCGACACCGACGGCACCAAGCTGGTCGAGGCCATGAAGGGTCAGAAGTGGGAGAGCCCGCGCGGCCCGATCTCGATCGACCCGGAGACCCGAGACATCGTCCAGAACATCTACATCCGCAAGGTCGAGAAGGTCGACGGCGAGCTCTACAACGTCGAGTTCGCGACCTTCGAGGGCGTCAAGGATCTGGGCAAGACCAAGAAGTGA